Below is a genomic region from Clostridiales bacterium.
GCAATAAAGGATGTTGTTTTAAACGTTGATGTTGACGGGAAAAGGATAGATGTAAAACTTATGGAAGGATTGATTGACGATGAGGATTGATGTTTTGACGTTGTTTCCTCATATGTTTGATGGAATATTAAATGAGAGTATATTAAAAAGGGCACAGGATAAGGAATTAATTAAGGTACAGACAATAGATATCAGAGAATTTTCGACCAACAAGCATAGGAAAGTAGATGATTATCCATATGGAGGAGGTCAAGGTATGCTTATGGCGGTAGAACCTATATACAATGCATATATGCATATAGTAAAGGAGAGCGGAAATAAGCCATATGTCATATATATGACACCACAGGGTAAGGTGTTTAATCAAGAGATAGCCAAAGATATAGCTAAATTAGAGCATATTGTATTACTTTGTGGTCATTATGAAGGGATTGATCAGCGCATAATAGATGAGCTGGTAGATTTGGAGTTGTCCATAGGAGATTATGTATTGACAGGAGGAGAGATTCCAGCTATGGTGGC
It encodes:
- the trmD gene encoding tRNA (guanosine(37)-N1)-methyltransferase TrmD: MRIDVLTLFPHMFDGILNESILKRAQDKELIKVQTIDIREFSTNKHRKVDDYPYGGGQGMLMAVEPIYNAYMHIVKESGNKPYVIYMTPQGKVFNQEIAKDIAKLEHIVLLCGHYEGIDQRIIDELVDLELSIGDYVLTGGEIPAMVAIDCISRLIPDVLSVQESFEDESHFNGLLEYPQYTRPREFLGRVVPDVLLSGNHEEIRKWRCEKSLENTRLKRPDLFDKYNNGK